A window of Mycolicibacterium madagascariense genomic DNA:
GCAGTGCGCCGAGCACCCCGCCTCCGAAGTCGACCGCCAGCGGTGGCGTGTCGGGAGCGGTCACCAGGTACCCCGACGCAGGCGAATCCGGACCGGTGACGCTACCGGAACAGCCCAGTACGGTGATTCGCACGCTCACCAGCTTGCCATGCCCGATACCGGTGTGACGAAAACATCACCGCTTTTGCGCGGCGTTTCCCGATCGGGCCGCGACAGTTCCCCGCACTGGTGCCCCATCACCCCACGCCACCGCGCCAAACCGTCGCGCGGGAGCAGGGCTAGCAAATCAGGCCGACGCTTAGCTCGAGAGCCGCGGAGCGGTGCCGACGGGACGCTTGGCGCGAGCCTTGCGTTCGGGTCCGGAGACGACGTACGCCGCGAGGACGCCGGCGATCCCGCCGCAGAGGTGCCCCTGCCAGGACACCCCGAACGTGCCGGGCAGCGCGCCCCACAGCACCCCGCCGTACAGGAACAGGACCACCACGCCGACGACGATCTGCCACGCGTGGCGGGTGAAGAAGCCGAACACGACGAGGAACGTCAGCCACCCGAAGATCAGGCCGGACGCCCCGATGTGGGTGGTCTCGTACGACGAGCCGACGTTGCCGATGAGCCACGTGCCGAATCCGCCGAGCACCCACACGATGGCGGTCGCGTAGACGAAGCGCCCCATCCCGATCAACGTCATCAGGAAGCCCAGCACGAGCGCGAAGCCCGCGTTCCCGTTGAGGTGCTCCCAGTTCGCGTGCAGCAGCGGGGCCCACAGGATTCCCCACAGCCCGTCGACCGTCCACGGCCGGATGCCGTCGGCGTCGAGCTCCTGATGGTGCAGCGCGTCCCACGCCTCGACGACGTAGAGCAGCACGACGAAGCAGATGATCGTGGCACCGCCGACGACCCACGTCGGCCGCTTCTTGCCGGCGGGGGTGGGCGCGAGGCCGTTGCTCATCGCTGCTGCGCTTCCAACACGACTGCCACCCCGTCGAGGCTACCGGCGGGCGGCGCGTCCCCGCGGGGCCCGATGCGCCTACGGCACTGCCGCGAAGGCCCCCGGCAGCAGCTCGCGGTAGGTGGGTATCGCCGCGATGGGCTGCGCCGCGAGGACCGCGACCAGCACCGCGCGCGCCAGACAGTCCGCCGCGGCCTCTCCGACGACGGTCGCGAGCTTGGTCTCCGGCGACATTCCCGCCGGGGTGGCCTTGTTCCACGTGGCGGGCGAGATCTCGATCGCGCCGGTCGACAGGGCGAACACGGCGTCGCCGTCGACCGGGGTGTGCGACGGCCGGATGGTGCGGGCGAGACCGTCCTGCGCGGCCACGGCGACTCGCCGGCAGGCCGCCTTGCTCAGCGCGGCGTCGGTGGCGACGACGGCGATCGTCGTGTTCAGCGGTGACAGGTCGGCATCGCGTTCGGCCAGCGCGGCGATCTGCTCGCCGGGCGGCGCGGTCAGCCCGTGCTCGGCGATCGCGTCGGCCATCCACGGCAGCCCGGTGGCGGGGTCGACGACGTTGCCCGCCGCGTTGACCGCCACGACGGCGCCGACCGTCACCCCGATGTCGGGCAGCGACACCGACGCCGTGCCGAGTCCGCCCTTGAGCGCGCCCGCCCTGGCGCCGACCCCCGCGCCGACGGTGCCGACGGCCACGTCGAGACCCGCCGCCTCGGCCGCGGCGAATCCGAACTCGGCGGTGGGCCGCAGGTGCCAGCCGCCGACGGGCAGGTCGAAGATCACCGCGGCGGGCACGATCGGCACCAGGCCGCCGTCCATCGCGAGGCCGCGGTCGTGCTGCTCGAGCCACTGCATCACGCCGTCCGCCGCGGCCAGGCCGTAGGCGCTGCCTCCGGTCAGCACGACGGCGTCGACGAAGCGCACGCTGTTCGCCGGGTCCAGCAGATCGGTCTCCCGCGTGC
This region includes:
- a CDS encoding P1 family peptidase; its protein translation is MSTRGSITDVSGILVGNHHRLDPDATLGTGWACGTTVVLLPPGTTGAVDVRGGAPGTRETDLLDPANSVRFVDAVVLTGGSAYGLAAADGVMQWLEQHDRGLAMDGGLVPIVPAAVIFDLPVGGWHLRPTAEFGFAAAEAAGLDVAVGTVGAGVGARAGALKGGLGTASVSLPDIGVTVGAVVAVNAAGNVVDPATGLPWMADAIAEHGLTAPPGEQIAALAERDADLSPLNTTIAVVATDAALSKAACRRVAVAAQDGLARTIRPSHTPVDGDAVFALSTGAIEISPATWNKATPAGMSPETKLATVVGEAAADCLARAVLVAVLAAQPIAAIPTYRELLPGAFAAVP
- a CDS encoding rhomboid family intramembrane serine protease encodes the protein MSNGLAPTPAGKKRPTWVVGGATIICFVVLLYVVEAWDALHHQELDADGIRPWTVDGLWGILWAPLLHANWEHLNGNAGFALVLGFLMTLIGMGRFVYATAIVWVLGGFGTWLIGNVGSSYETTHIGASGLIFGWLTFLVVFGFFTRHAWQIVVGVVVLFLYGGVLWGALPGTFGVSWQGHLCGGIAGVLAAYVVSGPERKARAKRPVGTAPRLSS